A stretch of the Clavibacter sp. B3I6 genome encodes the following:
- a CDS encoding CPBP family intramembrane glutamic endopeptidase, with amino-acid sequence MTTIHHPETRGPETRPPTSGVRGLVARHPLVAFASLAIAGSWVAWLPYIMSSHGLGLWDIDFPEILGSAQLSGVLPGAYLGPIAAAFLVTAVTEGRPGLKRWASRLWRWRVGGRWYALALVGVPVVVLASGAAFSGGDVHAPSLLALAVYVPALLLQMVTTGLAEEPGWRDFALPRLQRRSGPLVASLLLGPLWAFWHLPLFLSDWGGWPDARWTRPLYFTGFCIAFTIIITWVFNRTRESLPLIVLLHVGVNNTSSVLWPEMFPTIDGETSMLALMTAATVGAVVLIAATRGRLGLPTALPTALPTALPEPASATPAASDPPAPEPAGTRLVHSDDGRR; translated from the coding sequence ATGACCACCATCCATCACCCGGAGACGCGCGGCCCCGAGACGCGGCCGCCGACGAGCGGCGTGCGCGGCCTCGTCGCACGGCATCCGCTCGTCGCGTTCGCCTCCCTCGCCATCGCGGGGAGCTGGGTCGCCTGGCTGCCATACATCATGTCGTCGCACGGCCTGGGGCTCTGGGACATCGACTTCCCCGAGATCCTCGGCAGCGCCCAGCTCTCCGGCGTGCTGCCCGGCGCGTACCTCGGGCCGATCGCGGCCGCGTTCCTGGTGACGGCCGTGACCGAGGGGCGGCCGGGCCTGAAGCGCTGGGCCTCACGGCTGTGGCGCTGGCGGGTCGGCGGGCGCTGGTACGCCCTCGCGCTCGTCGGCGTGCCGGTGGTCGTGCTCGCGTCCGGTGCCGCGTTCTCCGGCGGGGACGTCCACGCGCCGTCGCTGCTCGCGCTCGCGGTCTACGTGCCCGCCCTGCTGCTGCAGATGGTCACGACCGGGCTCGCCGAGGAGCCGGGCTGGCGCGACTTCGCGCTGCCCCGGCTGCAGCGGAGGTCGGGCCCGCTCGTCGCCAGCCTCCTGCTCGGACCCCTGTGGGCGTTCTGGCACCTGCCGCTGTTCCTCAGCGACTGGGGCGGATGGCCGGACGCCCGGTGGACGCGGCCGCTGTACTTCACGGGGTTCTGCATCGCGTTCACGATCATCATCACCTGGGTCTTCAACCGCACCCGCGAGAGCCTGCCCCTCATCGTGCTGCTGCACGTGGGCGTGAACAACACGTCGTCGGTGCTGTGGCCGGAGATGTTCCCGACCATCGACGGGGAGACGAGCATGCTCGCGCTCATGACCGCCGCGACCGTCGGCGCCGTCGTGCTGATCGCGGCGACGCGCGGGCGGCTGGGATTGCCGACGGCGCTGCCGACGGCGCTGCCGACGGCGCTGCCGGAGCCGGCGTCGGCGACGCCGGCCGCATCCGACCCACCAGCGCCGGAGCCCGCCGGCACCCGACTCGTACACTCGGACGATGGCCGACGCTGA
- a CDS encoding DUF3090 domain-containing protein, translating to MPTRALEFDWPDRVVVGTIGLPGARTFYLQVRSGARVVSIALEKQQSALLADKIDEILDQLIAVEGNPFSIPASTPPELIDEDQLEPVEEHFRTGAMSLGWDPTTAQIVVEAYPLTEDDADDDVFRADDASSETEMLLVRMPVGAARAFAQRTRAIVGAGRPACPFCGEPMDPDGHICIPRED from the coding sequence ATGCCCACACGCGCCCTCGAGTTCGACTGGCCCGACCGGGTCGTGGTCGGCACCATCGGCCTCCCGGGAGCCCGCACGTTCTACCTGCAGGTGCGCTCCGGCGCGCGGGTCGTGAGCATCGCCCTCGAGAAGCAGCAGTCCGCCCTCCTCGCGGACAAGATCGACGAGATCCTCGACCAGCTCATCGCCGTCGAGGGCAACCCCTTCAGCATCCCCGCGAGCACGCCGCCGGAGCTCATCGACGAGGACCAGCTCGAGCCCGTGGAGGAGCACTTCCGCACCGGCGCCATGAGCCTCGGCTGGGACCCGACCACGGCCCAGATCGTGGTCGAGGCGTACCCCCTCACGGAGGACGACGCGGACGACGACGTGTTCCGCGCCGACGATGCCAGCTCCGAGACCGAGATGCTCCTCGTGCGGATGCCGGTCGGCGCCGCCCGCGCGTTCGCCCAGCGCACCCGCGCCATCGTGGGCGCCGGGCGCCCGGCGTGCCCGTTCTGCGGCGAGCCCATGGATCCCGACGGCCACATCTGCATTCCGCGCGAGGACTGA
- a CDS encoding SCO1664 family protein: MPATDLVTAELTLTGRIRTASNATFLGTIGDVAVVYKPVDGENPLWDFPDGTLAQREVAAYRLSEALGWGVVPRTWLRDGPFGEGMVQLWQETDPEQSAVDLLPTDEVPEDGWKPVLEGEDQDGGSVTLIHEDTPALRRMAVFDVIANNADRKGDHILAMPDGHRHGVDHGITFHQEHKLRTVLWGWIGDPLSAEELAGVDRVLAGLEGALCRDLKGLLTEEEIEALAERCLGLRAEARFPAPAGQSSAVPWPLF; encoded by the coding sequence ATGCCGGCGACGGATCTCGTGACCGCCGAGCTCACGCTCACCGGCCGCATCCGCACCGCGTCCAACGCGACCTTCCTCGGCACCATCGGCGACGTGGCCGTCGTCTACAAGCCGGTCGACGGCGAGAACCCGCTGTGGGACTTCCCCGACGGCACCCTGGCGCAGCGCGAGGTGGCCGCGTACCGCCTCTCGGAGGCGCTCGGCTGGGGCGTCGTGCCGCGCACGTGGCTGCGCGACGGTCCGTTCGGCGAGGGCATGGTGCAGCTCTGGCAGGAGACGGATCCCGAGCAGAGCGCCGTCGACCTGCTCCCGACGGACGAGGTGCCGGAGGACGGCTGGAAGCCCGTGCTCGAAGGCGAGGACCAGGACGGCGGGTCCGTCACCCTGATCCACGAGGACACCCCGGCTCTCCGCCGCATGGCCGTCTTCGACGTCATCGCCAACAACGCCGACCGCAAGGGCGACCACATCCTCGCGATGCCGGACGGCCACCGCCACGGCGTCGACCACGGGATCACCTTCCACCAGGAGCACAAGCTGCGCACGGTGCTGTGGGGGTGGATCGGGGATCCGCTCAGCGCGGAGGAACTGGCGGGCGTCGACCGCGTGCTCGCCGGGCTGGAGGGCGCCCTCTGCCGCGACCTGAAAGGGTTGCTGACAGAGGAGGAGATCGAGGCGTTGGCGGAGCGGTGCCTGGGGCTGCGTGCGGAGGCACGGTTCCCGGCGCCCGCTGGCCAGTCCTCGGCGGTGCCCTGGCCGCTGTTCTAA
- a CDS encoding histidine phosphatase family protein codes for MATVILVRHGRTTANATGILAGRTPGVDLDDTGRAQADRTAERLAAVPLAAVVSSPLQRCWETAQRILERQTGKPAQPIEPDITECDYGDWQGRALGELAKEDLWSRVQAHPSSVVFPGGESMAGMQARAVAAIRRHDADIEAEHGPGAVWVAVSHGDVIKAILADALGTHLDLFQRIDVGPASVSIVRYGTSRPTVHATNTDAGDLSWLAASVGSGDAPVGGGAGHSTP; via the coding sequence ATGGCCACAGTGATCCTCGTGCGGCACGGACGCACCACAGCGAACGCGACCGGGATCCTGGCGGGGCGCACCCCGGGCGTCGACCTCGACGACACCGGACGCGCGCAGGCGGACCGCACCGCCGAGCGGCTGGCCGCGGTGCCGCTGGCCGCCGTCGTGTCCAGCCCCCTCCAGCGCTGCTGGGAGACCGCGCAGCGGATCCTCGAGCGGCAGACGGGGAAGCCGGCCCAGCCGATCGAGCCCGACATCACCGAGTGCGACTACGGCGACTGGCAGGGCCGCGCGCTCGGCGAGCTCGCCAAGGAGGACCTCTGGTCGCGCGTGCAGGCGCACCCGTCGTCGGTCGTCTTCCCGGGCGGCGAGTCGATGGCCGGGATGCAGGCGCGCGCGGTCGCCGCGATCCGCCGCCATGACGCAGACATCGAGGCGGAGCACGGGCCCGGCGCCGTGTGGGTCGCGGTCAGCCACGGCGACGTCATCAAGGCGATCCTCGCCGACGCCCTCGGCACGCACCTCGACCTGTTCCAGCGCATCGACGTGGGCCCCGCGTCCGTCTCGATCGTGCGCTACGGCACGAGCCGACCGACCGTCCACGCGACCAACACCGACGCGGGCGACCTCTCCTGGCTGGCCGCGAGCGTCGGATCCGGCGATGCACCGGTCGGCGGCGGCGCCGGGCACAGCACGCCGTGA